From Halalkalicoccus sp. CG83, one genomic window encodes:
- a CDS encoding DUF7346 family protein: MRTVTDESGTRYLLLKRSGESSLVRDPDSGEERYLDNGELSPAEGESVLETAAAEVDEPIRRLVSAVHDDRTLGLLLVLESGGPLSARELLGIDALCESDLHGTLAELRAAGLIEERDVGGERGYGTTDLTTEALSSLRGE; this comes from the coding sequence ATGCGAACGGTCACCGACGAGAGCGGCACGCGATATCTCCTGCTCAAACGCTCGGGCGAGTCGAGCCTGGTTCGCGATCCCGACTCCGGCGAGGAGCGGTATCTCGACAACGGCGAGCTCTCCCCGGCGGAGGGCGAATCCGTGCTCGAGACGGCCGCCGCGGAGGTCGACGAGCCGATCAGACGGCTGGTGAGCGCCGTCCACGACGACCGCACCCTGGGGCTCCTGCTCGTCCTCGAGTCGGGCGGTCCGCTGTCGGCCCGCGAACTGCTCGGGATCGACGCCCTCTGCGAGAGCGACCTCCACGGCACGCTCGCCGAACTGCGCGCCGCCGGCTTGATCGAGGAACGAGACGTGGGCGGCGAACGCGGCTACGGAACGACCGACCTCACGACCGAGGCCCTCTCCTCACTCCGCGGCGAGTAG
- a CDS encoding DUF7322 domain-containing protein, which produces MLPDELDERSKHEPDEPDLGPDVPDATSSGGLLGPEGTSKELLGTFWKLVLLFNVGLLAASLGAMLLVFEGRLRLGGGLLAAGLLALGRGVYRYRRIDPRSLGEDEDDNG; this is translated from the coding sequence GTGCTTCCCGACGAGCTCGACGAGCGATCGAAACACGAACCCGACGAGCCCGACCTGGGTCCCGACGTCCCCGACGCTACCTCGAGCGGGGGGCTCCTCGGGCCCGAGGGGACCTCGAAGGAGCTTCTGGGCACGTTCTGGAAGCTCGTCCTCCTGTTCAACGTCGGACTGCTCGCCGCGAGCCTGGGCGCGATGCTGCTGGTCTTCGAGGGACGACTCCGGTTAGGGGGCGGCCTGCTCGCCGCCGGTCTGCTCGCGCTCGGGCGCGGGGTCTACCGATATCGTCGGATCGATCCCCGATCGCTCGGCGAGGACGAGGACGACAACGGCTAA
- a CDS encoding DUF7331 family protein, with product MSSADHGQHGDADDERTELDAVESVETYETTEGIVFYDVRNPLAWVKANHSVSLPDQV from the coding sequence ATGTCAAGCGCCGATCACGGCCAGCACGGTGACGCCGACGACGAACGCACGGAGCTCGACGCGGTCGAGTCCGTCGAGACGTACGAGACAACCGAGGGCATCGTCTTCTACGACGTCCGGAACCCGCTCGCGTGGGTGAAGGCGAACCACAGCGTCTCGCTGCCCGACCAGGTCTGA
- a CDS encoding DNA-directed DNA polymerase, protein MNQSEQSGLSAYAGASEDEERPAAEARAVAGNGGQQGEVVDLDERRFPPTEETVEIGITQVNYTVEETTDGERPIIHVFGRTDEGEAEHVRVYDFRPYFYAPTATLDDGKLEDGRITGSEEGYESIRGEALTKIFGRTPRDVGAIRDRFDHYEADILFPNRFLIDTGIKSGIRVPERRENDGDGPLRVHHEEVEVADLQVDPCVHTFDLEVDDRSGFPEEGEEPIVCLTSHDSHRDEYVGWLYVAPEGAGASPAELPDYAPITDDAEIEIRAFDREEAMLDAYLSYIEETDPDVLTGWNVDDFDAPYLIDRLDRLDGGAEEDLSMERLSRVNEVWRSDWQGPNVKGRVVFDLLYAYKRTQFTELDSYRLDAVAETELGVGKERYAGDIGDLWEQNPERLLEYNVRDVELCVEIDRRQDIVAFWDEVRTFVGCKLEDAPTPGDTVDMYVLHKVHGEFALPSKGRVDAEEYEGGAVFDPITGVKENVTVLDLKSLYPMCMVTINASPETKAGPDYEGETYRAPNGMEFKREPDGIIRSMVDELLSERDDKKALRDEHAPGDAEFEIYDRQQGAVKVIMNSLYGVLGWERFRLYDKDVAGAVTATGREVIEFTERSANEIDYEVTYGDTDSIMLELGADVGKESAIEQSFEIEEHINASYDEFARETLDADEHRFEIEFEKLYRRFFQAGRKKRYAGHIVWKEGQDVDDIDITGFEYKRSDIAPITKRVQKDVIEMIVLGEDLENVKTYVHDEISDFLEEEISLDEIGIPGGIGKRLDAYDTDTAHVRGAKYANLLLGTNFTRGSKPKRLYLKKVHPAFFRRMEEEQGLDPQRDQLYREFKRSPDVICFEYADQIPEEFKVDYDKMLEKTLKGPIARVLEALDISWDEVKSGQQQTGLSSFT, encoded by the coding sequence ATGAATCAGTCGGAGCAGTCGGGTCTCTCCGCGTACGCGGGCGCCTCCGAGGACGAGGAGCGGCCGGCCGCCGAGGCACGGGCCGTCGCAGGCAACGGCGGCCAGCAGGGGGAGGTCGTCGACCTCGACGAACGACGGTTTCCCCCGACCGAGGAGACCGTCGAGATCGGCATCACGCAGGTGAACTACACCGTCGAGGAGACCACCGACGGCGAGCGCCCGATCATCCACGTCTTCGGACGTACCGACGAGGGCGAGGCCGAACACGTCCGCGTCTACGACTTTCGCCCCTACTTCTACGCGCCGACGGCGACGCTCGACGACGGGAAGCTCGAGGACGGACGGATCACCGGCAGCGAGGAGGGTTACGAGTCGATCCGGGGCGAGGCGCTGACGAAGATCTTCGGCCGGACGCCGCGGGACGTGGGGGCGATCCGCGACCGGTTCGACCACTACGAGGCGGACATCCTCTTCCCCAACCGGTTCCTGATCGACACGGGGATCAAGAGCGGCATCCGGGTTCCGGAGCGTCGCGAGAACGACGGAGACGGCCCGCTCCGCGTCCACCACGAGGAGGTCGAGGTCGCCGACCTCCAGGTCGACCCGTGCGTCCACACGTTCGACCTCGAGGTCGACGACCGCTCGGGATTCCCCGAGGAGGGCGAGGAACCGATCGTCTGTCTCACGAGCCACGACTCTCACCGGGACGAGTACGTCGGCTGGCTCTACGTCGCGCCCGAGGGGGCTGGGGCGTCGCCCGCGGAGCTTCCGGACTACGCGCCGATCACCGACGACGCCGAGATCGAGATCCGGGCGTTCGACCGCGAGGAGGCGATGCTCGACGCCTATCTGTCCTACATCGAGGAGACGGACCCCGACGTGCTCACCGGCTGGAACGTCGACGACTTCGACGCGCCGTATCTGATCGACCGGCTGGATCGCCTCGACGGCGGTGCGGAGGAGGACCTCTCGATGGAGCGCCTCTCGCGCGTGAACGAGGTGTGGCGAAGCGACTGGCAGGGACCCAACGTCAAGGGCCGCGTCGTCTTCGACCTGCTCTACGCCTACAAGCGCACGCAGTTCACCGAGCTCGACTCCTACCGGTTGGACGCGGTGGCGGAGACCGAACTCGGCGTCGGCAAGGAGCGCTACGCGGGCGACATCGGCGACCTCTGGGAGCAGAACCCCGAGCGCCTGCTCGAGTACAACGTCCGTGACGTGGAGCTCTGCGTGGAGATCGATCGCCGCCAGGACATCGTTGCCTTCTGGGACGAGGTGCGCACGTTCGTCGGCTGCAAGCTCGAGGACGCCCCGACGCCCGGCGACACCGTCGACATGTACGTCCTGCACAAGGTCCACGGCGAGTTCGCGCTTCCCTCGAAGGGCCGGGTCGACGCCGAGGAGTACGAGGGCGGCGCCGTCTTCGACCCCATCACCGGCGTGAAGGAGAACGTCACGGTGCTCGACCTGAAGTCGCTGTACCCGATGTGCATGGTGACGATCAACGCCTCGCCCGAGACCAAGGCGGGCCCCGACTACGAGGGCGAGACCTACCGCGCGCCCAACGGCATGGAGTTCAAGCGCGAACCCGACGGGATCATCCGGTCGATGGTCGACGAACTGCTCTCCGAGCGCGACGACAAGAAGGCGCTCCGTGACGAGCACGCCCCCGGCGACGCCGAGTTCGAGATCTACGACCGCCAGCAGGGCGCGGTGAAGGTGATCATGAACTCGCTGTACGGGGTGCTCGGCTGGGAACGCTTCCGACTCTACGACAAGGACGTCGCGGGTGCGGTGACGGCGACGGGCCGGGAGGTCATCGAGTTCACGGAGCGGTCGGCAAACGAGATCGACTACGAGGTGACCTACGGCGACACCGACTCGATCATGCTCGAACTCGGCGCCGACGTCGGAAAGGAGAGCGCGATCGAACAGTCGTTCGAGATCGAGGAGCACATCAACGCCTCGTACGACGAGTTCGCCCGCGAGACGCTGGACGCCGACGAGCACCGTTTCGAGATCGAGTTCGAGAAGCTCTACCGGCGGTTCTTCCAGGCCGGCCGGAAGAAGCGCTACGCGGGCCACATCGTCTGGAAGGAGGGCCAAGACGTCGACGACATCGACATCACCGGCTTCGAGTACAAGCGCTCGGACATCGCGCCGATCACCAAGCGGGTCCAGAAGGACGTGATCGAGATGATCGTCCTCGGGGAGGACCTCGAGAACGTCAAGACGTACGTCCACGACGAGATCTCCGACTTCCTCGAGGAGGAGATCTCACTCGACGAGATCGGCATCCCCGGCGGGATCGGAAAGCGCCTCGACGCCTACGACACCGACACCGCCCACGTCCGCGGCGCGAAGTACGCGAACCTGCTTCTGGGGACGAACTTCACCCGCGGGAGCAAGCCCAAACGGCTCTACCTGAAGAAGGTCCATCCCGCCTTCTTCAGGCGCATGGAGGAAGAGCAGGGGCTCGACCCACAGCGCGATCAGCTCTACCGGGAGTTCAAGCGGAGCCCCGACGTGATCTGTTTCGAGTACGCAGACCAGATCCCCGAGGAGTTCAAGGTCGATTACGACAAGATGCTCGAGAAGACGCTCAAGGGCCCGATCGCTCGCGTGCTCGAGGCGCTCGACATCTCGTGGGACGAGGTGAAGTCGGGCCAGCAGCAGACCGGCCTGAGCAGTTTCACGTAG